The Macaca fascicularis isolate 582-1 chromosome 14, T2T-MFA8v1.1 genome contains the following window.
AAGCAGGATTGGTGTTTGAGGACagaataaaatggtaaaatagcTATCCATGGAGGAGGGAAAGTGAATGAATGGAGTAGGAAAGTGGAGTATCAGTGGCTACATGACTCACTAAGAACACATCATAGAGACTTAGCAGTTGTTTAGGAATAGAAGTTTGGACTTTTAGTTGTGAAACTAGTTAGTGGTGGGAGTTCTTACTTCCAAATAAGTAGAATTGGTCAAACGTGacaacacataaaaatcaataaGACTTTTTCTAAGCTTCAGGTTCACCAATATTCAGAGCAAGCATCCTAGGAATGCATCCTCACAATGTATGTGATCTTCTGTTTACCTACCATCTGAATACGTTAAGAAAACTAATTTTTTGTGCAGTAAATGATACTCAGTGTCTCAGTTGTATTCATGGACCCCTACTCTCCTACCATTTATGCATAACATATTTCCACTCCTCTGATCATAGAGAAAGAGGAAGTGCTACTTACCCATGTTCTTGTGGGTTTTCTCCCTGCTACAACAGACAAGGTTCCTGAACTACAAAACTGTTTGAAAATAGGAAGTAAAACAGATAAAGGAATATTAAGTCTCAACCATTTTCTTCTTGGCCCTCCCTCAATTAGCAGATATCCAGCAATAGTCATACAAACCTCCTTTTAAAATTCACATCCTAGGACACAAAATTGTACTTGATGttgctcattttatttatttattcatttattttgtctttccatGCAATGAGTtttataaatcttatttttttttaattttttttaatttccatatgttattggggaacaggtggtgtttggttacatggataagttctttagtggtaatttgtgagattttggtgtacccaccACCCAGACAGTATACACTGCACAcaatttgtagccttttatcccttACCTCCTTCCCACcttttccccctgagtccccaaagtccattgtgtcattcttatgcctttgcatcctcatagcttagctcccacttataagtgagaacataagatgtttgattttccactcctgagttacttcacttaggataatggcttacacaaggatttcatgaccaagaacccaaaaacaaatgaaataaaatcaaagataaatagctgggacctaattaaactaaggagcttttgcacggcaaaaggaatagtcagcagagtaaacagacaatccacagagtgggagactatcttcacaatctatacatatgacaaaggactaatatccagaatctgcagtgaactcaaacaaatcaccaagaaataaacaaacaattccatcaaaaaatgGGTTAAGGacgtgaatagacaattctcaaaagaagatatacaaatggccaacaaacatatcattcacttttaaaaactgaactatCAGGGAAGTAATAATCAAATAATCAAAgctgaatgaatacattttacaATCACCCCTATTTTTTCTGATCGCATGTTGACCCAGATAGTGAAAATGATTCTTCTGATTTTCAGACAATAATCAGCAGACAAATTTCTTAACTCTCAAGCCAGGACTCTCTGCTACACCACAAGGCAATTCATCAATACCCATTTTTCATTCCGTTTTTTAAGTATCTATAAACGTAACATGTAGATATAAGATAATTTTTAGGACTTCATTTGTACTTGGCAAATGTGATTTCTCTTAATCAGAAAGAGGTTTTTGGCCGGGCATCAGGGCTCATGCCTCGCagttccagcattttgggaggccaagcctggAGGaccacttgtggtcaggagttccagaccatcgtgggaaacgtggtgaaaccccatatctactaaaaatacaaaagcaaaaattagctgggcatggtggtgcatgcctgtaatctcagccacttgggagactgaggcaagagaatcacttgaactggggaggcagaggttgcggtgggcagagatcgtaccactgcactccagcttggacaacagatcaagatgctgtctcaaaaaataaattaataaattaatttaattaaaaaaataaaaaaaagagttccTTGTTTCTAATTGGTTGTTcaagaattgcaaatcaaaaccacagccTGCAACCTTCCAATAACCTACAAACAATACTTTTGTCATCAAACACATCTCCAGCAGTGGTATCTAAGAAATAACACACAGCCGGGGGAGTATGAATACTCACAAACGCAGCACCCCAAAATGGGTAGCCTGTGTAGAAGGTGAAGAAAAATAAGTGCCTTTGGAGGTGGAACAGGTATTGCAAGGAACCCAGAAAGACACCCAAAGCCAGAATTATTGCTGCATTCAGGATCTGGATGGCCTgaaagaagaaggggaaaaaggCATAACAGTCATATACTAAAGTGGACAGTGAAAATagaccattttcatttttctcagcaaggagaTGTCGGTGCTTGAAATGGTTAAAGTGTCAAGCCTAAATTAACAGAATAAGAGCTTATCTGAAAGAGTTTTTTGTCCCACACTATCCGCACCAATTCCAGTGGTAGCCTTTCATCTTCGCCTCTCCCCCACATTTCTATTCATTCTCAGGAACTCCTCTCAGAAAGTGGCAGGAGAGTAAAGGAGACATGGCAGGTAAGGTAGATGGAGTCAAAGTCTCTTCCTGGCATGCTTTTGGGCCATAACATGATGAAGGCAGACAGAGGATAAGCCATGTCGTACTCAGCCTTTCTCTCAacccaatttttgttttctttttaaaacagagtcttgctctgttgccaggctggagtgcagtggcgcgatattggctcactgcaaacttcgcctcctgggttcaagtaattctcgtgcctcagcctcctgagtagctgggattccaggcgtctgccatcacacccagctaatttttgtatttttagtagagaagcggtttcaccgtgttggccaagatggtctccatctcctgacctcgtcctgaccctcccacctcggcctgccacagtgctgggattacaggcgtgagccactgcgcctggcctctcaacccaatttttaaatttaaaatatagaatataagcCTCATAGAGCTCAGGCTCCTAAAATGGCTGGTCAAaaagcagaaaaccaaaaatgaagGGTCTTGGAATCTGTTCTCCAAGGCTCGATGTTTTCTACCATGAAAGAAAGGCTCTGCATTTCTGCTCCCCAGATCTATAATAAGTCCCAGTGTTTTCTCCAATTCTTCATTAACTCAGTGATAAATAACTCAGAATTTCCTCCTCAGCATAAGCAAGGTTTTCCTCATGATACAGTTGGCTCTTGAACAACATTGGGGTTTGGAATGCCCACACCCTTCATGGctgaaaatccacatataacttttgacttcccaaaaccttaactactaatagcctactgttgaccagaagccttactatTAACATAAACAGTCGATTATCACCTATTTTGTATGTGACATGTTATATACAATAAGCTAGAGAAACTAAAAACGCTATTAAggaaatcataagaaagagaaaatgtatttactattcattaagtggaagtagatTATTATAAAAGTCTTCATCCTCATCCTCTTCATGTTGAAtagactgaggaaggagagggagagtaGCAGTTGTTCTTGCTGTCTCGTGATGGCAAACAGAGGTGGAAGAAATCCACGTGTAAGGGAATCCTCACAGTTCAAACATACATTGTTCACAGGTcaactgtatttattttcttccctcttaAATCAATGTTTAAACTAAGGCTGACTTACCCCAAGAActtgtaattttcctttctgaTAATCTTGTGATCCATCAATGGGCTGGTAGACAGAATTATTCAGCTGGTGTGGTCCCGCCTCACTGCCTGGGGTACCGTGGGCAGAGGCTGACCCCAGTTCTGCATTATCGACTACGTGGGAGGCCATTGGGGGTTGTTTATAGctgtaatagaaaagaaatccaaaggCTTCATGCTTTCCCTTTTTCCACTAGCTACTAAAATTTCGAGTGTTCCAGAAGGGTTCAATTCTGTCCATACATTAAGATGACTCTCCACAAATGGGACACCAGGGCAGAGTAACAGAGTTTGTACAATATTCAATGCTGTCTTGCCTTGGAGTAGTAGACCTCATCGGGTCATTGTAGTAGGCCTTGGTACTTCACTCAACTTTGGAATGGTAAAGAgcaatttctttctcattttgcatGCACTGATATATAGTCCCTGCCTTTCTTCAAATCAGTCGAGGGCAACCAGACATATAGTTCCTCTGAGCAGTGGTCTCTTTATAAGAATAACGGCTTTAGCCAGATTCCAGTAATAGTAGTAGGTATCATTTATTTAGTACTtattactatatgccaggcactgtctaGATACTGTGAatgtattaatacatttaatcctgttataatattattattattttcatttcacagatgaaaaaaaattgaggtaTAGAGAGATTGAGAAACTTACCCAAACTCATATAGCTTATAAATCATTTCAGATTCTACTAAAAACATTCTACTCTGAGGTCCAATATTTTTCCAATCATTACATTATATAGCACTATATAGAAGATATCTTTCTGAGTATCAACATAGCATGATAGAGTTTAAGCACTATGGAAGATCCAAATTCAAATCCAGATTTCATCATTTACTAGTTGCATGGTCTTATAGTGGGAACCTCAGTTTTCACTTCTGTAAAAATGGGAGTAATTTTAATTTGATATTAACATTGGAAGAGTTGACTTTGATAATGTACGGGATTCTTAACCTATGAACAGATAGTATCAACTTTTAACTTATACTCTGCCTTCTGACAAAAAGGACTTCAAGTTTGTATATAAGAGTCACAAAACAACCACCTCAATCATTACAGCTAAAAAATATGTATCACTAAAGTATACACATAATGCTTACTTTGGGCTTCTGAATGTTGGGCAATGTAACTTCCTAATTCATAGTACCCTCCAACATGAAATAGTTGCAAAATGCTTATATGCTTTTGTAAGTGATGAGGGACATGGCATGAGATGAACCATAAACACATGAAATGATGCTGTATTCTGCCAAAACTATTGATTGGGTTAAGAATAAGAtagtaatataaatcattctaccataaagacacaggcacgtgaatgttcattgcagtactattcacaatagcaaagacatagaatcaacctaaatgtccatcagttgtagactggatgaagaaagcgtggtacatacacaccatggaatactatgcagccataaaaaggaatgagatcatgtcttttgcaggaacatggatgaaggtggaagccattatccttagaaagctaatacaggaacagaaaaaccaaataccacatattctcacttataagtgggagctaaatgataagaacaaatggacacatagaggggaacacaCACTGGAGATTatcagagagaggagggaggagatcaggaaaaataactattgggtactaggcttagtacctgggtgacaatcTGCACAACACAGCTCTGTGGCACGAACTTACCTATATAATgaacttgcacatgtatccctaacctaaaataaaagctttttattaaaaaagaaagtaaagaattgtatcttaatttctactttttgttaTAAACTATATACCAGATTCATTTTTCTagtaacttaatttttttgttaaactAAATACATGCCACTTTCAGGATGTTTACCTTTCTGATACTCTGTTCTGGGGGCATGTATGACTCTCATTTAAGTGTGATGACAGATTTACTAAGCACTGACTTAAAGTGAGAGTCAGGTCATGTTTTATTATTACACTGGGAATTGCTATAAAAGTTCATAAAAGTTCCCTACCAATActgataaaacatttattataaatgtcATAAAATTTTCCTACCAATACTCCTCATCAAAGTTTCCTACCAATATTGATTTTCATGCTAAGATTAAATTACATTCTCTATGTATTTAAATATGGATAAATGTGAAATGACAAGGAGCCCTTAACCTCCCATGTTCAACACTGCACAGAACCCAAGAGCAAGGGAAGATCAATAAAGCTTAAAGCAAACTCTATATGAATGAGTTTCTAATGTAATTATCTGCAAGAAGTATAAATAAGAGCAGCCAAAAAGCCAAGACTTCAAATTTATCCACCTGgaaatttgtatgtattttggaTTAAATATCTAATGAACTAAGATGCATGCAATATGGAGAATGTTGCTGCCTTATGAACAGATAATCTCtctcctgtgtctcctgcctcacctctcacTGCTCCCTATCTCAAAATTCCATCCAGCCTTGTTTTATTGATTTGTCTTCCTTCAGAAGTTCCAAGTCCGCAAATGTCTTCAATCCTGTGTGCTATCCCACTATTCCTGAAAGACAAGTCCCCTCAAGCTTAACCTGGATAATTTCTGCTCTCCTtccagactgatttttttttttttttttttttttttttgcgttggagtcttgctctgtctcccaggctggagtgcagcagcccaatcttggctcactgcagcctctgcctcccaggtttaagctattatcctgcctcccaggttcaagctattatcctgcctcagcctcccaagtagctgggattacaggtgtgcaccaccacacccagctaatttttgtacttttggtagagacggggttttaccatgttggccaggctggtcttgaactcctgacctcaggtgatcctcccacctcggcctcccaaagtgctgggattacaggcatgagtcactgtgctcggCCCTTCCAGACTGATTTTCAGCCCACATGTCATACTTTCAGGACATTGTTTTTAGTCCTGGCCAAGTCTGGAAGAAGCATGCACCCCTTTTGTTTGCTCTCAGAATTTCCTCAATTTTCCTTCTCATACCACTTACTCAGCCTGAGCGTTAATTGCCTGGATACTTATCTGTTACCTCGTTGTCTACTCATCACTGCAACTCCAGTGCCTAGCTCAGAATCATCAGATGGCAAGCAGTTAACACATGTTCAATCAGTAACCAGACTTTCGGTCCAGTCCCAGGTAGCCATCCTGATAAATGATAATGGAAAATACCTCTGCAAGCACTGGAGCCTCTCATCCCAAGAAACTCCAAGAGCATTTCTGAAGGGAGCAAATATCTAACCAAATTATTTAACTTGATTTGtttcaaataatcaaaataatcagGGAGAATTTTCAGCCTTTGGGTGAAACAAactatgttttctaaaatttggTTAAATCAGTTAtctgtttgttaaaaaaaaaaaaaaaaaatcagagaaatggtccaggtgcagtgactcatgcctgtaatcccagcacttttgggaggccaaggctggaggatcacgcagtcaggaggatcacgaggtcgggagattgagatcatcctggctaacatggtgaaaccctgtctccactaaaaacacaaaaaattagccagttgtaacagcacgtgcctgtaatccagctactcaggaggctgaggcaggagaattgtttaaacccgtgaggcagaggttgcagtgagctgagatggcaccactgcactccagcctgggcaacagagcaagattccgtcaccaaaaaaaaaaaaaaaaatcagagaaatgtaGATTTTCTAGGAAACCACCAGTTAAGTTCAGCTCTCCAGCTCTTAGTATATGGCAGGCATTTGTTCTAGGGCTTTACTCATGTTTACTAATGTAGTTCTCACAACAGCAGATGAATGGGTACTACTGTTATGATCCTTTCCATCTAACAGACGAAGAAGCTGAGGAACAAAGAAGTTAAGTAGCTTTCCCAAGCCCACACAGCCAGCAATTTGAGAAGCTAAAAATCAGAACCTGGCAATCCATCTCGAGTTATCATTACTCTCTACTGTCCCCTGAGCTATGCCAAAATGCACTTTGCAGACCCCATACTTCAGGCATATCCAGACCACCCCTCATTGTCAGAGCTGGCAGACAAGCTCAGGTGCAGCCAGTGGGATTAATGTATCTAAgaggtgtgtgtgcctgtgtgtgtgcctgtgtgtgtatccATACccacattttcccaaagaaattgCTGTATTATTATGTCTAACACTTTCTATCATGGCTCCAAAGGAATCATCACATCCTAAAGAGAAGCCATGCTCACAGTTAAATGTTCCAAACCTCTGCACAGCAACCAACCAGAGACCTTTGCAGACATCCCCAGTAGTCCACTGGGAGGCATTTTAACAAAAGATGCAAAAGAAAGGGGAATGTCTATGGAGAGGGAATCTATACCTTGGAGGCTTCAGGCTTTGGCAGACTGCTTTCCTCCCAAGTCCAGTTGGTCGCAAGTAGAAGACACTCAGAAAAGATCGCTACAGCATCTTTTCCCGATAGCGGAAGCCTCCACAGACTTAACGTTATCTTTACCTTATGCAACACTTTAGAGGACTCGGTGAAAATGTTTTGTGGGCTGACTGACCAGTGTGCTAATCACATCTGCATCTGGGGCCTCGCTGATCCATTATGTTTCCCAAGGGCTTAGTGATGATTAGGAAACTGGCGTGAGGGGTAACTGTCTTCCGGCTTTCAGATGTTGCTTAACACATTGTTGGAACAGGAAATACAAGCAACAAATATGGGTTACAAGTGGGAAGAGGTTGTGGGATGGAGGTAGAACAGAGCTAGTTGCATAGCAAGAAGAGATAAAGTCACACCGTCAGAGAAGCATCTGGAGGAGGGAGGTGGACACTCAGGTACTTCTTTTACATGATGTGCCAGCAACAGTGCTATGTACCTTATATGCATGATGACATTCAATTCTCACATGCTTAGAGAGGTTTGCCAATAtcacagatataataataatgctaattattgtttaaatgtattaaatgattACTACGTACAGGTcattgttctaaatgctttacatatgttaattcatttcatcctcacaataacccaGGACCCAGGTATTACTATTAACCCAATGTTATGGTAGAGAAAACTATGGTAGAGAAAACTATGGTATAGAAATGTTACCCAGCTTTCCTAAAATTTAACTGGAAAAGCCCTGTGCAAAATCTCTCTTTTGTACAATGGTGAAGCCCGAAGTGTGCCAGTTATCCTAATATGATTGTTAAAACCCCTCCtttcagtttctttttggttttttgttgtttgtttgttgagatggtgtctctctctgtcgcgcaggctggagtgcaatggtgcgattttggcttactgcaacctccgcctcctgcaaGCAATTCTACTGTTCCCACCTCCCGaatagctgtaactacaggcatgcgccaccacatccagctaattttgtatttttagtagagacagggtttcaccatattggtcaggctggtctcgaactcctgatctcaggtgatccacccatctcagcctcccaaagtgctgggattacaggcatgagccatcacgcccggacTCCTTTCAGTTTCAAAAGTGGCCAAATTATATACTTATCCTAAATAAATGTCCTAAAATAGGTGATAGAAAGATCAGAGCCAAGTGACAGGGAGTAAGGAAGTGGCTAATGTGAAGATTCAAACCACAATCCTTATGAAGGTCACAGGGCCAGGCCTAAGAGAAAGGCCCAGAATGAGGGCACAGCCCCCGATCCATGCCCCAGGggagtctgggagacagagaggaatGTTCACAGCAAGGAAAGAGAGGTCCTAGTCCTACAAACAAGAGCATTAGTGGGGACGTGAtcacaggaaagagaaagagggccAGACACCAAGACCAAAGCATAGTGTGTGGGGCAGAGATTGTGAATATGAAATGAGCGGGGGCCCAGCTGGCAGAAAATGTCTGCACAGGCGCTCTGCTGGGAGAGCTGGCACCTGAGCCCTAGGGCAGCGGCTCTCCAGCATCTAGGTTTAGGAGTGAAGGAAGGGACTGAGGAAAGAGAAGACGGAGGCAGAAGTCAGAAGGACATAGCCAAAAGGAAGGTGGTAAAAATAAGATCCTTCCCTCCCCGTTTTAGCCAGAACGATTGCAAATGGAATActgaagaagaaagagataaCAAGAAAATGCCTTcagtgaagaagagaaagaaatctgaaGAAGTGAAAGGAAAGAGTGGATGCTTTCAACATGCTCGTTTTGAATTTAGAGCTGTAGAAAAAGCCATGAAAGGAAGTCACTTAAACTCTAAGACTGCAGTTCTCCCATTTGTAAATTGAAGACCATAGTTTCCACTTTGGGGTAGAAAGTTCGAATGACAGAATCCATGTAAAGGTCTCAGTAACTAAGATCTTCACATGAGttcaaaataagcaataaaaatgaTTGGGGTCTTTCTTCAATTCCTTAGAGAGAGGATGATTGTTGAGAAACCACTTTCAAAGGAAGagtcacaaataaaaatttaatatacttACCATGGGCAACATGATTGACATGTGTGTATTTGTGAAGTCATTACCACAAAGCAGATAATTAATCTACCCATCAGATCacataatcattttttttttttcctttggtggtGGAGAAAACATTTAAGGTCTCCTAACAAACTTCAAGTACACAAAAAGATCCCCAGAATGTATTTATCTGATTGTACCTCATTAAAGTGgatgggggaaaaaagtaaaataaatatataaaaactatttttattttttatttttattattattttttgagacagagtctcactctgtcaccaggctggagcgcagtagcacaatctcagctcactgcaacctccacccctgggttcaagcaattctcctgcctcagcctcccaagtagctgggactaccggtgcacaccacaacgcctggctaatttttgtgttttcagtagagatggggtttcaccaggttggccaggatggtcttgatctcctgacctcatgatccacctgcctcggcctcccaaagtgctgggattacaggcatgagccactgcgcccagcctggcttAATTCTTAAATGTTTATGTGAATTTAAGACAAATTACTTCCTCTTTCTGAGCACTGCCTACAAAATGAAATGGCAggattttatcctttttaaaggctgaatagtattccttgTGTatgtacaccacattttgtttgttgatGGATGCTGGGGCTGACTCcatatcttggccattgtgagGAGTGCTGCAGTggacatgggagtacagatagttctttgacatactgatttcatttcctttagatatatacccaataatgggattgccgGAGCATactgtagttctatttttaattttttgagaaacctccataaagttttccatagcagttgtactaacttacattcccaccagtagtatgt
Protein-coding sequences here:
- the MS4A3 gene encoding membrane-spanning 4-domains subfamily A member 3, coding for MASHVVDNAELGSASAHGTPGSEAGPHQLNNSVYQPIDGSQDYQKGKLQVLGAIQILNAAIILALGVFLGSLQYLFHLQRHLFFFTFYTGYPFWGAAFFCSSGTLSVVAGRKPTRTWIRKSFEMNIASATIAVVGIAFLSVNLAVNIQLLNICQSSTSPDLCNYMGSTSNGMVSLLLILTSLELCVTISTFAMLCKANCCNSRVDISSPPNSVESRMPPYENNSESMNI